In Deinococcus roseus, a single window of DNA contains:
- a CDS encoding LacI family DNA-binding transcriptional regulator, translating into MPTISDVAKLAGVSPTTAKRALSEPHKLLPQTLEKVQWAIKELDYEPDLTASALGRGKSNAVGLLVANIREPFFAELADQVGTLLRAEGYSLLLADSKFNGELELQNLKLLAGHRVSALIVRPAYGRNNRDYLLKMQDKGTYIIEVDHHALTSPFDFVMLDHQQSVMLGLQHLWNLGHTRIAALGSYDPIHHPEWRSFTFETAMTQMGLSVPEGYRQIVPLTEEGGYQRTRELLSLAERPTAVFALNGTEGMGAFRAIREAGLRIPEDISLLTFDNYPWTGLVSPGIDAIEQPVTEMSTVLVRRILEGENRSVELFGQQFPGRLVVRGSCARPR; encoded by the coding sequence ATGCCGACCATCAGTGATGTAGCCAAACTCGCCGGAGTATCCCCCACCACCGCCAAACGTGCCCTGAGTGAGCCCCACAAATTGCTTCCCCAGACCCTGGAAAAAGTGCAGTGGGCCATCAAAGAACTCGACTATGAACCAGACTTGACGGCCAGTGCGCTGGGACGAGGAAAAAGCAATGCTGTTGGACTGCTGGTGGCCAACATCCGGGAGCCTTTTTTTGCCGAGCTGGCCGATCAGGTGGGCACCCTGCTGCGGGCGGAGGGATACAGTTTGCTGCTGGCAGACAGCAAATTCAATGGGGAACTGGAGTTGCAGAATTTAAAACTTCTGGCGGGTCATCGGGTGAGTGCCCTGATTGTGCGCCCAGCCTATGGCCGCAACAACCGGGATTATTTGCTCAAAATGCAAGACAAGGGCACCTACATCATTGAAGTGGACCACCATGCCCTCACCAGTCCATTCGATTTTGTCATGCTGGACCACCAGCAGAGTGTCATGTTGGGGTTGCAGCACCTGTGGAACCTGGGACACACCCGCATTGCTGCGCTGGGAAGTTACGATCCCATCCACCATCCTGAGTGGCGGAGTTTCACCTTTGAGACGGCCATGACCCAGATGGGCCTGTCTGTGCCAGAGGGTTACCGTCAGATCGTGCCCTTGACCGAGGAAGGGGGTTACCAGAGAACCAGGGAGTTGCTCTCTCTTGCCGAGCGTCCCACTGCTGTTTTTGCCCTGAATGGCACAGAGGGCATGGGGGCTTTCCGGGCCATCCGAGAAGCAGGTTTGCGCATCCCAGAAGACATTTCTCTGCTGACATTTGACAATTACCCCTGGACAGGTCTGGTGTCTCCGGGCATTGATGCCATTGAGCAGCCAGTGACAGAAATGAGTACCGTGCTTGTCCGAAGAATTCTGGAAGGAGAAAACCGTTCTGTAGAGCTTTTTGGACAACAATTTCCTGGGCGCTTGGTGGTGCGGGGCAGTTGTGCCAGACCACGCTAA